A single region of the Populus nigra chromosome 2, ddPopNigr1.1, whole genome shotgun sequence genome encodes:
- the LOC133682167 gene encoding glutathione S-transferase F13-like: MALKLYGAPMSTCTSRVLTCLHEKDLDFELVIVDLFAGEHKQPPFLAKNPFGQIPALEDDDLTLFESRAITSYVAERFKETGYDLIRHQNIKEAALVKVWTEVESQQFHPAIAPIIFQFLVAPLQGNLPDQTIIDTNLEKLGKVLDIYEAKLTSTKYLAGDFYSLADLHHLPYAYYLMKTPAASVVNERPHVKAWWEDISSRPAFKKVAEGMNFGEK, from the exons GCACCTCTCGTGTTCTGACCTGTCTGCATGAGAAGGACTTAGATTTTGAGCTTGTCATAGTTGATCTTTTCGCCGGCGAACACAAGCAGCCTCCTTTCCTAGCCAAAAAT CCCTTTGGTCAGATTCCAGCACTTGAAGATGATGATCTTACTTTATTTG AATCTAGAGCAATCACATCGTACGTTGCTGAAAGGTTCAAGGAAACTGGCTACGATCTGATAAGGCACCAAAACATCAAAGAAGCTGCACTGGTGAAGGTTTGGACAGAGGTAGAATCCCAACAATTCCACCCTGCGATAGCACCGATTATCTTTCAATTCTTAGTGGCTCCACTTCAAGGCAATTTACCTGATCAAACAATCATTGACACCAACTTAGAGAAGCTAGGAAAAGTGCTTGACATATATGAAGCTAAGCTGACTAGCACCAAGTACCTTGCTGGAGATTTCTACAGCTTGGCTGACCTTCACCACCTACCTTACGCGTATTATCTCATGAAGACCCCCGCAGCTTCGGTGGTAAATGAGCGCCCGCATGTTAAGGCATGGTGGGAGGACATTTCCTCTAGGCCAGCTTTTAAGAAAGTGGCAGAGGGCATGAATTTTGGTGAGAAATGA